From Echinicola soli, a single genomic window includes:
- a CDS encoding VOC family protein, with protein sequence MLQSNLAFSSFAAKDLAKTQKFYEEVLGLEVTKNNMGILEVKTSGNQPIIIYPKPDHQPAVFTVLNFTVDNIEKTVDELIARGIRFEQYTGHIQTDSKGICRNEEGPQIAWFKDPAGNILSVLQE encoded by the coding sequence ATGTTACAATCCAATCTTGCATTCAGTAGTTTTGCTGCAAAGGACCTCGCCAAAACCCAGAAATTCTATGAGGAGGTATTAGGGCTCGAGGTAACCAAAAACAACATGGGCATACTGGAAGTAAAGACTTCCGGCAATCAACCCATCATTATCTATCCTAAACCCGACCACCAGCCTGCCGTCTTTACAGTCCTGAATTTTACGGTAGACAATATCGAAAAAACCGTGGACGAACTCATTGCCAGGGGCATTCGCTTCGAACAATATACCGGTCACATTCAAACTGATTCAAAGGGTATCTGTAGAAATGAAGAAGGCCCTCAAATCGCCTGGTTTAAAGATCCTGCCGGAAATATCCTTTCAGTGCTGCAAGAGTAG
- a CDS encoding nuclear transport factor 2 family protein, whose amino-acid sequence MTEKGKILVKFNEAFASGDVTYIADQVTDDIEWTIMGDKTLTGKAAFIDALEKMTDGTPAKSEIEQVITHGKEAAVRGAIIMESDKVRRFAFCDTYVFSGFKNPKIKQMVSFVQEVS is encoded by the coding sequence ATGACAGAAAAAGGAAAAATTTTAGTAAAGTTTAACGAGGCATTCGCCAGCGGCGATGTAACCTATATTGCCGATCAAGTTACCGATGATATCGAATGGACCATTATGGGAGATAAAACACTCACTGGAAAAGCAGCATTTATAGATGCCTTGGAAAAAATGACAGATGGCACACCCGCCAAATCAGAGATCGAACAAGTCATCACCCATGGCAAAGAGGCTGCTGTTCGTGGGGCGATCATCATGGAAAGTGATAAGGTCAGGAGGTTTGCCTTCTGTGACACCTACGTATTCAGCGGATTCAAAAATCCTAAGATCAAACAAATGGTCTCTTTTGTCCAAGAAGTCAGTTAA
- a CDS encoding dihydrofolate reductase family protein yields MSIDPPARRNIILSMMISLDGYIEGEHRDISWHVWNREMDAYMMDFFNSLDTFIYGRKSYELMLEYWPEQQGEFAQVMNETPKLVFSKTLQKASWNATIMDKVDPVTIQQLKERPGKDMVFFGGADLAHHFMKYHLIDEYRIIVNPVILGKGVPLFQDSAMKLKLLESKPFTCGNVLLRYAAPNTI; encoded by the coding sequence ATGTCCATTGATCCACCAGCGCGACGTAATATCATCTTGTCCATGATGATCTCACTCGATGGATATATAGAAGGTGAGCATCGTGATATCAGCTGGCACGTATGGAATCGCGAAATGGATGCCTATATGATGGATTTCTTCAACTCACTGGATACGTTTATATATGGCCGCAAATCCTATGAGCTGATGCTGGAATATTGGCCTGAGCAGCAAGGGGAGTTTGCACAGGTGATGAATGAAACCCCCAAACTGGTCTTTTCCAAAACACTCCAAAAGGCCAGTTGGAATGCCACTATCATGGACAAAGTGGATCCAGTCACTATTCAACAGCTGAAAGAGCGGCCAGGGAAAGACATGGTCTTTTTTGGAGGAGCTGATTTGGCACACCACTTTATGAAATACCATCTCATCGATGAATATCGAATCATCGTAAATCCCGTTATATTAGGAAAAGGGGTGCCATTATTTCAGGATAGCGCCATGAAGCTAAAGCTCTTGGAAAGTAAGCCATTTACCTGCGGGAACGTATTGCTGCGCTATGCAGCTCCAAATACAATCTAA
- a CDS encoding DinB family protein has protein sequence MSTKKDVFESLKEISHQLVTMLNTLSEEQLNTVPFEGSWTAGQVGNHLLKSYAAADILSGETSECHRKPDEKVWEVKNLFLDFTIKMESPVEILPDKGPIDKAVLIPAIEKRLEQFMAFQKVDVTRICREFAIPEYGDFTRLEWLWFTVFHTRRHVYQLERIISKLTKKSYTNVH, from the coding sequence ATGAGCACTAAAAAAGACGTATTTGAATCACTCAAGGAAATCAGCCATCAACTGGTCACCATGCTCAACACACTATCTGAAGAGCAGTTGAACACAGTACCTTTTGAAGGCAGCTGGACGGCCGGACAGGTGGGAAATCATCTGCTAAAATCCTACGCTGCTGCTGACATCCTCAGTGGCGAAACATCGGAATGCCATCGCAAACCTGATGAAAAAGTCTGGGAAGTAAAGAACTTATTCTTGGATTTCACCATCAAGATGGAATCTCCAGTGGAAATCTTACCTGATAAAGGCCCCATCGACAAGGCGGTATTGATTCCAGCAATCGAAAAGCGTTTAGAACAGTTTATGGCTTTTCAAAAAGTCGATGTCACGAGGATTTGCAGGGAATTTGCCATTCCGGAATATGGCGATTTTACCCGACTCGAATGGCTTTGGTTTACGGTTTTCCATACCCGCCGGCATGTCTACCAGCTTGAACGGATCATAAGCAAGCTCACCAAAAAATCCTATACAAATGTCCATTGA
- a CDS encoding VOC family protein, with translation MIKINPYVSFDGNCREAMIFYQQCLGGDLQLMTMAEGPMAEQTPKDQLDQIMHAELRNGDLVLMATDMQGPDGHQPGNDMSIHLTFDDETEIHRCFDRLANGGKVHEPVRKQFWGDTFGVLRDKFGKKWQVLLPDPSN, from the coding sequence ATGATCAAGATAAACCCATACGTAAGCTTTGACGGCAACTGCAGAGAAGCCATGATCTTTTATCAACAATGCTTGGGAGGCGATCTCCAGCTAATGACCATGGCAGAAGGCCCCATGGCCGAACAAACCCCAAAGGACCAACTGGACCAAATCATGCACGCCGAACTTCGCAATGGTGACTTGGTACTGATGGCCACTGACATGCAAGGCCCGGACGGTCACCAGCCTGGGAATGACATGAGCATTCACCTCACCTTTGATGATGAAACTGAAATACATCGATGCTTTGACCGACTTGCTAACGGCGGAAAAGTGCACGAGCCGGTAAGGAAGCAATTTTGGGGCGATACTTTCGGGGTCCTCCGAGACAAATTTGGTAAAAAATGGCAGGTGCTTTTACCTGATCCATCTAATTAA
- a CDS encoding GlxA family transcriptional regulator: MKHVTILVPKGHFSMVNIEGTHHVFSWVNEWLAQLGRPPYFDLQLVGLSKPTLQSTGLFEINPGRLISEVEKTDLIVIPAIHGDIDQVLEANRPFIPWIINQYKAGAEVASLCIGAFLLAETGLLDGKKVATHWHFANDFRKRFPKAIMVDDKILTDSDGLYTSGGAFSFTNLLVYLIEKFQGRETAVLAAKSFMIDIDRDSQSPFILFNGQKEHYDDAVLNAQKYIEDNFQEKVTVDDLASKFGVGRRSFERRFKQATSNTVVEYMQRVKIEAAKKEFEKARKNVSEVMYDVGYSDTKAFRTVFRKITGLSPVQYRNKYAPQEVKKTLLSK; this comes from the coding sequence ATGAAACATGTAACTATCCTTGTCCCCAAGGGACACTTCAGCATGGTCAATATAGAAGGGACCCATCACGTTTTTAGCTGGGTAAACGAATGGTTGGCCCAGTTGGGGCGTCCGCCGTACTTTGACCTTCAATTGGTAGGCCTCTCCAAGCCTACCCTGCAAAGTACAGGTCTTTTTGAAATCAACCCTGGACGGCTAATCAGCGAAGTGGAAAAGACCGACTTGATCGTGATTCCAGCGATCCATGGAGATATTGATCAGGTATTGGAGGCCAATAGGCCCTTTATTCCTTGGATTATCAACCAGTACAAGGCAGGAGCTGAAGTAGCCAGTTTGTGTATTGGCGCATTCCTGCTGGCCGAGACGGGCCTTTTGGATGGTAAAAAAGTGGCGACTCACTGGCATTTTGCCAATGACTTTCGCAAGCGCTTTCCCAAGGCCATCATGGTGGATGATAAGATCTTGACGGACTCAGATGGTCTGTACACCAGCGGTGGAGCATTTTCTTTTACCAATTTACTGGTCTACCTTATCGAAAAATTCCAAGGCCGGGAAACGGCGGTGCTGGCAGCCAAGTCATTTATGATCGATATTGACCGAGACAGTCAGTCTCCTTTTATACTCTTTAATGGTCAAAAAGAACATTATGACGATGCTGTGCTTAACGCGCAAAAGTACATCGAGGATAATTTTCAGGAAAAGGTCACTGTGGATGATTTGGCCAGTAAGTTTGGCGTGGGCAGAAGGAGTTTTGAGCGGAGGTTTAAGCAAGCTACCAGCAATACAGTGGTGGAATACATGCAGCGGGTAAAGATCGAGGCAGCGAAAAAGGAGTTTGAAAAGGCCCGAAAAAATGTCAGTGAGGTAATGTACGATGTCGGCTATAGCGACACCAAGGCCTTCAGAACAGTGTTCAGAAAAATCACAGGACTTTCTCCCGTCCAGTACCGTAACAAGTACGCTCCCCAAGAGGTAAAGAAGACACTATTGTCCAAATAG
- a CDS encoding S1/P1 nuclease: MKKLFFALVLCTIISSHSFGWGKTGHRVVGQIAEWHLSKKAHRNIAAILGPTSLAMAANWMDEVRSDQTYDYTYTWHFLTVHESKGYEPEIQEKDGNAYGVMLQLIDELKNKPLSLTKRQENLKMLIHIVGDLHQPLHVGTGEDKGGNEVEVSYFGQSTNLHTVWDTKVIDRQKLSYTELANHLNSKADKATVRELQAAPYANWLKEAVHLRGIVYDLPESKRLSYEYDYVTFPVIEEQLLAGGIRLAGILNEIYG; this comes from the coding sequence ATGAAAAAACTTTTCTTTGCACTTGTGCTGTGCACAATAATAAGTTCCCATTCTTTTGGTTGGGGAAAAACAGGACACCGGGTAGTCGGACAAATTGCCGAATGGCATCTCAGCAAAAAGGCGCATCGAAATATTGCGGCCATCCTTGGCCCAACATCCTTGGCAATGGCTGCCAACTGGATGGATGAAGTCCGTTCGGACCAAACATATGACTATACTTATACCTGGCATTTCTTGACCGTCCATGAAAGCAAAGGCTATGAACCTGAGATCCAGGAAAAAGACGGCAATGCTTATGGCGTCATGTTGCAGCTTATCGATGAGCTGAAAAACAAGCCCCTTTCTTTGACCAAAAGGCAAGAAAACCTAAAAATGCTTATCCATATCGTGGGAGATCTCCACCAACCGCTCCATGTAGGCACCGGAGAGGACAAAGGTGGCAACGAAGTGGAAGTGTCCTATTTTGGCCAAAGCACCAACCTGCATACGGTGTGGGACACCAAGGTCATTGACCGCCAAAAACTGAGCTATACCGAGCTTGCCAATCACCTCAACAGCAAAGCTGATAAAGCCACTGTAAGAGAACTTCAGGCTGCCCCTTATGCCAATTGGTTAAAAGAAGCAGTACACCTACGGGGAATTGTTTACGATCTCCCTGAGAGCAAGCGATTATCATACGAATATGATTATGTTACCTTCCCTGTGATCGAAGAGCAGCTGCTAGCTGGTGGGATCAGGTTGGCCGGCATCCTCAATGAAATTTACGGGTGA
- a CDS encoding M20 metallopeptidase family protein: protein MLKETIKKLAADQLDRTIEIRRHIHANPELSFEEHHTCAYVEEHLQQIGITDIQRKANTGLVALIEGKNPSKKTLALRADMDALPIIEQNKVPYKSKNEGVMHACGHDVHTSSLLGAARILHAVKDQFEGTVKLIFQPGEEKIPGGASLMIKDKALENPRPNGIVGQHVMPLIDAGKVGFRKGMYMASADELYLKVIGKGGHGAMPETLVDPILIASHIIVALQQIISRNASPKIPSVLSFGRIEALGATNIIPNEVNIQGTFRTLDEDWRAEAHKKMVKIAEGIAEGMGGSVDFEVRKGYPFLKNAPELTDRAYKAAQEYLGEENVEDLDIWMAAEDFSYYTQEMDGCFYRLGIRNEEKGITSGVHTPTFDIDESALEVGAGLMAWIAINELMSES, encoded by the coding sequence ATGCTGAAAGAGACCATCAAGAAGCTGGCTGCTGACCAGCTTGACCGAACGATAGAAATCCGCAGACATATCCACGCCAACCCGGAACTTTCTTTCGAAGAACACCATACCTGCGCTTATGTGGAAGAGCATTTGCAGCAAATCGGCATCACCGATATTCAGCGAAAGGCCAATACGGGGCTGGTTGCACTGATCGAGGGAAAGAATCCTTCCAAAAAAACCCTCGCACTGCGAGCGGACATGGATGCCCTTCCCATCATTGAGCAAAATAAAGTCCCCTATAAATCCAAGAATGAAGGAGTTATGCATGCCTGTGGACACGATGTGCATACCTCTTCCCTTTTGGGAGCTGCCCGGATCCTTCATGCTGTAAAAGACCAATTTGAGGGGACAGTAAAGCTGATTTTCCAGCCCGGTGAAGAAAAAATCCCTGGGGGAGCTTCACTAATGATCAAGGACAAAGCACTTGAAAACCCTCGACCAAATGGTATCGTAGGCCAGCACGTCATGCCGCTGATCGATGCCGGCAAGGTAGGCTTTCGCAAAGGTATGTACATGGCCAGTGCTGACGAGCTTTACCTGAAAGTCATCGGAAAAGGTGGACATGGTGCTATGCCAGAAACCCTCGTGGATCCTATCCTGATCGCTTCCCACATCATCGTAGCACTACAGCAAATAATCAGCCGTAACGCCAGCCCAAAGATTCCTTCTGTATTGTCTTTTGGCCGTATCGAAGCACTGGGAGCCACCAATATCATACCCAATGAAGTCAATATCCAAGGCACTTTCCGTACATTGGACGAAGACTGGCGCGCCGAGGCCCATAAAAAAATGGTAAAAATAGCTGAAGGTATTGCCGAAGGCATGGGAGGATCGGTGGATTTTGAAGTGAGAAAAGGCTATCCTTTCTTAAAAAATGCCCCTGAACTAACGGATAGGGCTTACAAAGCCGCCCAAGAATACCTTGGTGAAGAAAATGTGGAAGACTTGGACATTTGGATGGCAGCGGAGGACTTTTCTTACTACACCCAAGAAATGGACGGTTGTTTCTACCGCTTGGGAATTCGAAATGAAGAAAAGGGTATCACCAGTGGTGTACATACGCCCACCTTTGACATTGATGAAAGTGCATTGGAAGTAGGTGCAGGATTAATGGCCTGGATCGCCATTAATGAGCTAATGTCGGAATCATAA
- the secA gene encoding preprotein translocase subunit SecA, whose amino-acid sequence MLDFIAKGLTKVFGTKSDRDIKELYPYVGTINAAFDKLSSITDEELRNKTIEIKGIVDSELKTFDDKIASLKEEIDALAPDKVHEKDAIFNQIDKVEKDRNEALEVVLEKVLPEAFAVMKETARRFKENGKLVVKANDYDRELSARKDNVEINGDEAIWHNQWLAAGTEIIWDMLHYDVQLIGGIALHKGKISEMATGEGKTLVSTLPAYLNALAGRGVHIVTVNDYLAKRDSEWNAPLFEFHGLTVDCIDKYKPNSTGRRKAYNSDIVYGTNNEFGFDYLRDNMARNADDLVQGKHHFAMIDEVDSVLIDDARTPLIISGPVPRGDEHEFYEMKPRVSTLVDEQRKLIQGYLSTAKKLIGEGNQKEGGLALFRAFRGMPKYKPLIKYLSEPGIRVILQKTENYYLQDNKRMMPEADEPLLFTIDEKSNTVDLTDNGIEVITKKNEDTSFFILPDIGTEIAEMEKDESIDDKEKLIRKEEIIKDYGVKAQRIHTVNQLLKAYCMFEKDTEYILVDGKVKIVDEQTGRVMEGRRYSDGLHQAIEAKENVKVEDATQTYATITLQNYFRMYHKLSGMTGTAETEAGEFWEIYKLDVVVIPTNKPIQRDDRDDKVYKTVREKFNAVVDEINELTDAGRPVLVGTTSVEISEVLSRMLTLKKIKHQVLNAKQHAKEAEVVAEAGKPGTVTIATNMAGRGTDIKLTPESKKAGGLAIIGTERHESRRVDRQLRGRAGRQGDVGSSQFFVSLEDSLMRLFGSERIAKLMDRMGLEEGEVIQHSMISKSIERAQRKVEENNFGVRKRLLEYDDVMNSQREVVYKRRKNALMGERLELDILNVMYDVCEGIVEVAKSTEDMESLRMNIYSSLGIDYKFSEDDVKSKPAAALSQELFDASYKNYVSKNQRVTDRALPVLKDVHENRGATVKEIMVPITDGIKQIGVVCSLQNTIENEGRDLIRAIEKNVTLAIIDQNWKEHLRDMDDLKQSVQNAVYEQKDPLLIYKFEAFEMFKRFVGKLNEDVISFLAKAELPKQNPDQVRAAQAQQAEPNIQASKEEANSTLNPHANRAAQAAAAANRGAQKQVVAPRKSEKAYGRNDRVSVQYSNGNVKKDVKYKSVEQDISSGKCVVIED is encoded by the coding sequence ATGTTAGACTTTATCGCAAAAGGGCTGACCAAGGTCTTCGGGACCAAGTCAGACCGAGATATAAAAGAATTATACCCCTACGTAGGAACGATCAATGCAGCCTTCGATAAGCTTTCGTCGATCACGGATGAAGAACTACGAAACAAAACCATAGAAATCAAGGGAATAGTCGATTCGGAATTAAAGACCTTTGATGATAAAATAGCCTCCCTGAAGGAGGAAATTGATGCTTTAGCGCCGGATAAGGTGCATGAAAAAGACGCCATTTTTAATCAGATCGACAAAGTCGAAAAGGACCGTAATGAAGCCTTGGAAGTGGTACTTGAAAAAGTATTGCCAGAGGCTTTTGCAGTAATGAAAGAAACTGCCAGGAGGTTTAAAGAAAACGGTAAACTGGTCGTAAAGGCCAATGATTATGACCGTGAGCTTTCTGCCAGAAAAGATAATGTGGAAATCAACGGAGACGAAGCCATCTGGCATAACCAATGGCTAGCTGCTGGCACTGAGATCATCTGGGACATGCTCCATTATGATGTGCAGCTGATCGGTGGTATCGCCCTTCACAAGGGTAAAATCTCCGAGATGGCCACTGGTGAAGGTAAAACGCTTGTATCTACGCTTCCTGCTTACCTGAATGCCCTGGCCGGACGTGGGGTGCATATCGTAACGGTAAACGACTACCTTGCCAAAAGGGACAGTGAGTGGAACGCACCATTATTTGAGTTTCACGGCTTGACGGTAGACTGTATTGATAAGTACAAGCCTAATTCCACAGGAAGAAGAAAAGCCTATAACTCGGATATCGTTTACGGCACCAACAATGAATTTGGCTTTGATTACCTGCGTGACAATATGGCCCGCAATGCGGACGACCTGGTACAGGGCAAACATCACTTTGCCATGATCGATGAGGTCGATTCCGTGCTGATCGATGATGCCAGAACGCCACTGATTATCTCTGGCCCCGTACCGAGAGGTGATGAGCATGAATTTTATGAGATGAAGCCACGGGTTTCCACTCTGGTGGATGAGCAGCGAAAACTGATACAAGGCTACCTCTCTACTGCAAAAAAACTGATCGGCGAAGGTAATCAAAAAGAAGGAGGCCTGGCCCTTTTCAGAGCTTTCCGCGGTATGCCAAAGTACAAACCGTTGATCAAATACCTCTCTGAGCCTGGCATCAGGGTAATCCTGCAAAAAACCGAGAACTATTACCTCCAGGACAACAAACGCATGATGCCGGAAGCGGACGAACCGCTGTTGTTTACAATTGACGAAAAGTCCAACACCGTGGACCTTACCGACAATGGTATCGAGGTAATCACCAAGAAAAACGAAGACACCAGTTTCTTTATCCTTCCGGACATCGGTACAGAAATCGCCGAAATGGAAAAAGATGAATCCATAGATGATAAAGAAAAGTTAATTCGCAAAGAAGAGATCATCAAGGATTACGGTGTCAAAGCCCAGCGTATCCACACGGTCAATCAACTGCTGAAGGCTTACTGTATGTTCGAAAAAGACACCGAGTATATCTTGGTGGACGGCAAAGTGAAAATTGTCGATGAGCAGACAGGCCGTGTGATGGAAGGCAGAAGATACTCCGATGGCCTTCACCAAGCGATAGAAGCCAAGGAAAACGTAAAAGTAGAAGACGCCACCCAAACCTACGCGACCATCACGCTGCAGAATTACTTCAGGATGTACCACAAACTATCCGGTATGACCGGTACTGCTGAAACGGAAGCTGGAGAATTTTGGGAAATATACAAGTTGGATGTGGTGGTGATTCCTACCAACAAGCCTATCCAACGAGATGATCGAGATGATAAAGTCTATAAAACCGTCAGGGAGAAGTTTAACGCGGTGGTGGATGAAATCAATGAGCTGACCGATGCCGGAAGACCGGTACTGGTGGGTACTACCTCGGTAGAAATATCCGAGGTACTCAGCAGGATGTTGACCCTCAAAAAAATCAAACACCAAGTCCTGAATGCAAAGCAGCACGCCAAAGAGGCCGAAGTGGTAGCCGAAGCCGGTAAACCGGGCACGGTGACCATTGCTACTAACATGGCCGGTCGTGGTACGGATATCAAGCTGACACCAGAATCCAAAAAAGCCGGCGGTCTGGCCATCATCGGTACGGAACGCCACGAATCCAGACGGGTGGACAGACAGCTCCGTGGACGTGCCGGTCGTCAGGGAGACGTAGGTTCCTCCCAATTTTTCGTATCCCTGGAGGATAGCTTGATGCGCCTGTTCGGTTCTGAGCGCATCGCCAAACTCATGGACCGTATGGGGCTGGAAGAAGGTGAAGTGATCCAACACTCCATGATTTCCAAATCCATCGAAAGGGCCCAGCGAAAGGTAGAAGAAAATAACTTTGGTGTACGTAAGCGCCTGCTGGAATATGATGATGTCATGAACTCCCAGCGTGAGGTGGTTTACAAGCGAAGAAAGAACGCCTTGATGGGCGAAAGACTGGAGCTGGACATCCTTAACGTCATGTACGATGTATGTGAGGGTATCGTGGAAGTGGCCAAATCCACCGAAGACATGGAAAGCCTCCGCATGAACATTTACAGCTCGCTGGGCATTGATTACAAATTCAGTGAAGACGATGTCAAGTCCAAGCCAGCAGCTGCATTGAGCCAAGAGCTCTTCGATGCTTCCTACAAAAATTATGTCTCCAAAAACCAGCGGGTCACCGACCGTGCCTTGCCTGTACTGAAGGATGTCCATGAAAACAGGGGCGCCACTGTCAAGGAAATCATGGTACCCATCACAGATGGCATCAAACAAATCGGTGTGGTATGTAGCCTGCAAAACACCATCGAAAATGAAGGAAGGGACCTGATCCGTGCAATTGAGAAAAATGTCACCCTGGCCATCATCGATCAAAACTGGAAAGAACACCTCCGCGATATGGACGACTTGAAACAGTCCGTACAAAACGCGGTGTATGAGCAAAAAGATCCGTTGTTGATCTATAAATTTGAGGCTTTTGAAATGTTCAAACGCTTTGTGGGCAAACTAAACGAGGATGTCATCTCATTCCTGGCCAAGGCAGAACTCCCTAAGCAAAACCCGGATCAGGTAAGGGCCGCACAAGCGCAACAGGCTGAACCAAATATCCAAGCATCCAAGGAAGAGGCCAACAGCACCTTGAACCCTCATGCCAACAGGGCTGCACAAGCCGCTGCTGCCGCCAACAGAGGCGCCCAAAAGCAAGTAGTTGCTCCACGGAAGTCAGAAAAAGCCTATGGTCGAAATGACCGTGTTTCGGTACAATACTCCAATGGAAACGTTAAAAAGGACGTAAAATATAAAAGTGTTGAGCAGGATATCAGTTCTGGCAAGTGTGTTGTTATAGAAGATTAA
- the dapF gene encoding diaminopimelate epimerase — protein sequence MEISFYKYQGTGNDFVMIDDRAEYFDEQNLELVSQLCDRKFGIGADGLILIRNKEGYDFEMIYFNADGSQSMCGNGARCAVAFSSFLGIVREQAHFMAIDGPHDARIADGEVELGMGNVASIENTGNDFFVNTGSPHHVRFVEDVENYPVVDTGASIRYSDDYRPNGTNVNFISILGDDHIYVRTYERGVEDETLSCGTGVTACALVFGSQQNINQVNIKALGGNLAVKFTAAENGSFKNIILIGPAEQVFKGTVVI from the coding sequence ATGGAAATATCATTTTACAAGTATCAAGGTACAGGGAATGACTTCGTGATGATCGATGACAGGGCGGAGTATTTTGATGAGCAAAACCTGGAACTCGTCAGCCAACTTTGTGACCGTAAATTCGGGATTGGTGCCGACGGACTTATCCTTATCCGGAACAAGGAAGGTTATGATTTTGAAATGATTTATTTTAATGCCGATGGCTCTCAGAGCATGTGCGGAAATGGAGCCCGCTGTGCCGTTGCTTTCTCCAGCTTCCTTGGAATCGTCAGGGAGCAAGCTCATTTTATGGCCATCGACGGCCCACATGATGCTCGCATTGCTGATGGGGAAGTGGAGCTGGGCATGGGAAATGTAGCTTCCATAGAAAATACCGGTAACGATTTCTTCGTCAATACAGGCTCTCCCCATCACGTCCGTTTTGTGGAAGATGTAGAAAATTACCCCGTAGTGGATACGGGAGCATCCATCCGATACAGCGATGACTATAGGCCAAACGGCACCAATGTCAACTTCATTTCGATCCTGGGGGATGACCATATCTATGTGCGCACCTATGAGCGAGGAGTAGAAGACGAAACACTCTCATGCGGCACAGGCGTAACCGCATGCGCCCTTGTCTTTGGCTCTCAGCAAAACATCAATCAAGTTAACATCAAAGCGCTGGGGGGAAACCTTGCCGTTAAATTTACAGCAGCGGAAAACGGAAGTTTTAAAAATATCATTTTGATAGGACCTGCTGAACAGGTTTTTAAAGGCACTGTGGTCATCTAA
- a CDS encoding superoxide dismutase — MKKVSFNPSRRTFITQSTKATLAVGIGSSAIGSAFLTACGASKEEEEAVQLSTGFSQAGLAYDYAALEPNIDATTMEIHYTKHAAGYARKLKAACEAEGVDMSKPLEETLMKVSNYTTAMRNNGGGHYNHELFWSIMSPEGGGKPAGDLAAAIDEAFGSFDAFVEQFEGAAKGRFGSGWAWLVVDANKKLKVGSTPNQDNPLMDVSELQGIPLMGIDVWEHAYYLHYQNERGKYVSNWWNVVNWSAVQERYNAVV, encoded by the coding sequence ATGAAGAAAGTTTCATTTAATCCTTCCAGAAGGACTTTTATAACACAGAGCACCAAGGCCACATTGGCAGTAGGAATCGGCAGTAGCGCTATCGGGTCGGCTTTCTTGACGGCCTGTGGGGCGTCCAAGGAGGAAGAGGAAGCTGTTCAGTTGAGCACAGGTTTTTCCCAAGCTGGCTTGGCCTACGACTATGCCGCCCTAGAGCCGAATATAGATGCCACTACCATGGAAATCCACTATACCAAACATGCCGCAGGCTATGCCCGAAAGCTGAAGGCGGCCTGTGAAGCAGAAGGTGTGGACATGAGCAAGCCACTGGAAGAGACGCTTATGAAAGTGTCCAATTACACCACTGCCATGCGAAATAATGGTGGAGGACACTATAACCACGAACTATTCTGGAGCATCATGTCTCCTGAAGGTGGCGGAAAGCCAGCAGGGGATCTTGCAGCAGCTATCGATGAGGCGTTCGGTAGCTTCGATGCCTTTGTGGAGCAATTCGAAGGTGCCGCCAAAGGGCGTTTTGGATCAGGTTGGGCTTGGCTGGTAGTCGATGCCAATAAGAAACTGAAAGTGGGTTCTACCCCAAATCAAGATAATCCACTGATGGATGTTTCAGAACTCCAGGGGATCCCATTGATGGGGATCGATGTGTGGGAGCACGCCTATTACCTTCATTACCAAAACGAGCGTGGCAAATATGTTTCGAATTGGTGGAATGTGGTTAATTGGTCTGCTGTGCAAGAGCGTTACAATGCTGTTGTGTAA